One window from the genome of Salvia splendens isolate huo1 chromosome 9, SspV2, whole genome shotgun sequence encodes:
- the LOC121748821 gene encoding OVARIAN TUMOR DOMAIN-containing deubiquitinating enzyme 12-like isoform X2, with the protein MHATNTDHDVRWDGPRLIDVCSLSNGYPETVTCYAKDMSWTESVMEGLCNPAPSFEGNGELIAHAPQEDLSGYPAGYPSEFSSTADHHHGESSAALDWPGSSEWHSSSGIETGELSHEDFNHGFMPEMEDEPALYDEMGKRLNQMVPVPHVPKINGEIPSADEVSSDHERLLNRLQLYDLVELKILGDGNCQFRSLSDQIYRTPEHHNFVRDQIVNQLKLQPDLYANYVPMAYDDYLKKMSNNGEWGDHVTLQAAADCYGVRIIVVTSYKDTCYIEILPQFEKSNRIILLSFWAEVHYNSIYPSGESPVDGGKKKKKKSWWK; encoded by the exons ATGCACGCCACAAATACG GATCATGATGTGAGGTGGGACGGTCCTCGCCTTATAGATGTTTGCTCTCTTTCAAATGGTTATCCAGAAACCGTTACATGTTATGCCAAGGATATGTCTTGGACCGAGTCTGTGATGGAAGGTTTATGTAATCCAGCACCCTCTTTCGAGGGAAATGGTGAACTTATTGCACACGCGCCTCAGGAGGACCTCTCGGGTTATCCTGCTGGATATCCATCAGAGTTTTCGTCTACTGCAGATCACCATCATGGAGAGTCTAGTGCTGCTCTCGATTGGCCTGGTAGTTCAGAATGGCACTCAAGCTCTG GGATTGAGACGGGAGAGTTATCACATGAGGATTTTAACCATGGTTTCATGCCTGAGATGGAAGATGAACCAGCGCTTTATGATGAAATGGGAAAAAGGCTCAATCAGATGGTTCCAGTTCCT CATGTTCCTAAAATCAATGGAGAAATCCCTTCTGCAGATGAAGTTTCATCAGATCATGAAAGACTTTTGAATAG GTTGCAGTTATATGACCTAGTCGAACTCAAAATCCTGGGAGATGGTAACTGTCAG TTCCGTTCGCTGTCAGATCAAATATACCGGACACCAGAGCATCACAACTTTGTGAGAGACCAAATAGTCAATCAG CTGAAGTTGCAGCCCGATTTGTATGCCAATTATGTCCCCATGGCTTATGACGACTACTTGAAGAAAATGAGCAA CAACGGGGAATGGGGAGATCATGTCACCTTGCAGGCTGCTGCAGATTGC TATGGCGTCAGGATCATTGTGGTTACTTCGTACAAGGATACGTGCTACATTGAGATTCTTCCACAGTTTGAGAAATCAAACAGGA TTATCTTGCTGAGCTTTTGGGCTGAAGTACACTACAATTCGATTTATCCTAGTGGAG AATCGCCTGTAGACGGtggtaagaagaagaagaagaagtcgtGGTGGAAGTGA
- the LOC121748821 gene encoding OVARIAN TUMOR DOMAIN-containing deubiquitinating enzyme 12-like isoform X1, which produces MTMYGQDHDVRWDGPRLIDVCSLSNGYPETVTCYAKDMSWTESVMEGLCNPAPSFEGNGELIAHAPQEDLSGYPAGYPSEFSSTADHHHGESSAALDWPGSSEWHSSSGIETGELSHEDFNHGFMPEMEDEPALYDEMGKRLNQMVPVPHVPKINGEIPSADEVSSDHERLLNRLQLYDLVELKILGDGNCQFRSLSDQIYRTPEHHNFVRDQIVNQLKLQPDLYANYVPMAYDDYLKKMSNNGEWGDHVTLQAAADCYGVRIIVVTSYKDTCYIEILPQFEKSNRIILLSFWAEVHYNSIYPSGESPVDGGKKKKKKSWWK; this is translated from the exons ATGACTATGTATGGGCAGGATCATGATGTGAGGTGGGACGGTCCTCGCCTTATAGATGTTTGCTCTCTTTCAAATGGTTATCCAGAAACCGTTACATGTTATGCCAAGGATATGTCTTGGACCGAGTCTGTGATGGAAGGTTTATGTAATCCAGCACCCTCTTTCGAGGGAAATGGTGAACTTATTGCACACGCGCCTCAGGAGGACCTCTCGGGTTATCCTGCTGGATATCCATCAGAGTTTTCGTCTACTGCAGATCACCATCATGGAGAGTCTAGTGCTGCTCTCGATTGGCCTGGTAGTTCAGAATGGCACTCAAGCTCTG GGATTGAGACGGGAGAGTTATCACATGAGGATTTTAACCATGGTTTCATGCCTGAGATGGAAGATGAACCAGCGCTTTATGATGAAATGGGAAAAAGGCTCAATCAGATGGTTCCAGTTCCT CATGTTCCTAAAATCAATGGAGAAATCCCTTCTGCAGATGAAGTTTCATCAGATCATGAAAGACTTTTGAATAG GTTGCAGTTATATGACCTAGTCGAACTCAAAATCCTGGGAGATGGTAACTGTCAG TTCCGTTCGCTGTCAGATCAAATATACCGGACACCAGAGCATCACAACTTTGTGAGAGACCAAATAGTCAATCAG CTGAAGTTGCAGCCCGATTTGTATGCCAATTATGTCCCCATGGCTTATGACGACTACTTGAAGAAAATGAGCAA CAACGGGGAATGGGGAGATCATGTCACCTTGCAGGCTGCTGCAGATTGC TATGGCGTCAGGATCATTGTGGTTACTTCGTACAAGGATACGTGCTACATTGAGATTCTTCCACAGTTTGAGAAATCAAACAGGA TTATCTTGCTGAGCTTTTGGGCTGAAGTACACTACAATTCGATTTATCCTAGTGGAG AATCGCCTGTAGACGGtggtaagaagaagaagaagaagtcgtGGTGGAAGTGA
- the LOC121748821 gene encoding OVARIAN TUMOR DOMAIN-containing deubiquitinating enzyme 9-like isoform X3 yields MSWTESVMEGLCNPAPSFEGNGELIAHAPQEDLSGYPAGYPSEFSSTADHHHGESSAALDWPGSSEWHSSSGIETGELSHEDFNHGFMPEMEDEPALYDEMGKRLNQMVPVPHVPKINGEIPSADEVSSDHERLLNRLQLYDLVELKILGDGNCQFRSLSDQIYRTPEHHNFVRDQIVNQLKLQPDLYANYVPMAYDDYLKKMSNNGEWGDHVTLQAAADCYGVRIIVVTSYKDTCYIEILPQFEKSNRIILLSFWAEVHYNSIYPSGESPVDGGKKKKKKSWWK; encoded by the exons ATGTCTTGGACCGAGTCTGTGATGGAAGGTTTATGTAATCCAGCACCCTCTTTCGAGGGAAATGGTGAACTTATTGCACACGCGCCTCAGGAGGACCTCTCGGGTTATCCTGCTGGATATCCATCAGAGTTTTCGTCTACTGCAGATCACCATCATGGAGAGTCTAGTGCTGCTCTCGATTGGCCTGGTAGTTCAGAATGGCACTCAAGCTCTG GGATTGAGACGGGAGAGTTATCACATGAGGATTTTAACCATGGTTTCATGCCTGAGATGGAAGATGAACCAGCGCTTTATGATGAAATGGGAAAAAGGCTCAATCAGATGGTTCCAGTTCCT CATGTTCCTAAAATCAATGGAGAAATCCCTTCTGCAGATGAAGTTTCATCAGATCATGAAAGACTTTTGAATAG GTTGCAGTTATATGACCTAGTCGAACTCAAAATCCTGGGAGATGGTAACTGTCAG TTCCGTTCGCTGTCAGATCAAATATACCGGACACCAGAGCATCACAACTTTGTGAGAGACCAAATAGTCAATCAG CTGAAGTTGCAGCCCGATTTGTATGCCAATTATGTCCCCATGGCTTATGACGACTACTTGAAGAAAATGAGCAA CAACGGGGAATGGGGAGATCATGTCACCTTGCAGGCTGCTGCAGATTGC TATGGCGTCAGGATCATTGTGGTTACTTCGTACAAGGATACGTGCTACATTGAGATTCTTCCACAGTTTGAGAAATCAAACAGGA TTATCTTGCTGAGCTTTTGGGCTGAAGTACACTACAATTCGATTTATCCTAGTGGAG AATCGCCTGTAGACGGtggtaagaagaagaagaagaagtcgtGGTGGAAGTGA
- the LOC121748571 gene encoding serine/threonine-protein kinase PCRK1-like isoform X1 yields MEVGEQNSSCLPLTSHRSWHPLCHTCIFLFNPFYFFSFLDTPTKYSITKITEILLLYLLQNMRCFHFSNGYKTDEPRTTKSGSGVSSTSTSTSTDLDVRKLGSENVSDISNASSSAKISFASLSQKHSNLRVFTFAELKTATKSFSRALMLGEGGFGPVYRGVLRDKADSNKRVDIAVKQLSSRGLQGHKEWVTEVNVLGIVDHPNLVKLIGYCAEDDERGIQRLLVYEYMPNRSVQDHISSWFHAPLPWATRLKVAQDAAKGLAYLHEGMEIQIIFRDFKSSNILLDEQWNAKLSDFGLAKLGPADGLSHVSTAVVGTVGYAAPEYIQTGRLTAKSDVWSYGIFLYELITGRRPFDRNKPKDEQKLLDWVRPHLSDMKKFEQILDPRLNGKYDAKSAQRLAAIANQCLIRHPKNRPRMSDVVEMVNHVVKGMSSQTPDASVECAILAPDEEGSLQERWKRRILEHIKGDHKCLGWKSRRRGVASEDI; encoded by the exons ATGGAAGTTGGTGAGCAAAACTCCAGCTGCCTACCATTGACTTCCCACAGATCATGGCATCCTCTTTGCCACACatgcatttttctttttaatcccttttatttcttttcatttttggaCACACCCACAAAATATTCCATTACAAAAATCACAGAGATATTGCTGCTTTATCTCTTACAG AACATGAGGTGTTTTCACTTCTCCAATGGTTATAAAACCGATGAGCCACGGACCACGAAGTCAGGGTCAGGCGTCTCATCCACGTCCACGTCCACGTCCACGGATCTTGATGTGAGGAAGCTAGGGTCGGAGAACGTATCAGACATAAGCAACGCGTCATCATCTGCTAAGATCTCGTTCGCTAGTCTGTCCCAAAAGCATAGCAACCTTAGGGTGTTCACGTTCGCAGAGCTGAAGACTGCAACGAAGAGCTTCAGCCGCGCCCTCATGCTTGGAGAGGGCGGGTTTGGGCCAGTGTATAGAGGTGTTTTGAGGGATAAGGCGGATTCAAATAAACGCGTTGACATTGCTGTTAAACAGCTCAGCAGCAGAGGATTACAG GGGCACAAGGAGTGGGTGACGGAAGTGAATGTGCTTGGCATCGTTGATCACCCGAATCTTGTGAAGCTAATAGGCTACTGTGCTGAAGATGACGAGAGAGGGATCCAACGCCTTCTAGTGTACGAATACATGCCAAATCGGAGCGTGCAAGATCATATATCAAGTTGGTTTCACGCACCTCTGCCATGGGCAACTAGGCTAAAAGTGGCACAGGATGCTGCAAAAGGACTAGCATATCTTCATGAGGGCATGGAAATTCAG ATTATATTCAGAGATTTCAAGTCTTCAAACATTCTCTTGGATGAGCAGTGGAATGCTAAGCTCTCGGATTTCGGGTTGGCCAAATTAGGCCCTGCTGATGGATTAAGTCATGTCTCTACTGCT GTTGTGGGGACAGTGGGATATGCTGCACCGGAGTACATCCAGACGGGGCGCCTCACGGCCAAGAGCGACGTCTGGAGCTACGGGATATTCCTGTACGAGCTCATTACCGGGAGGCGCCCCTTCGACAGGAATAAGCCGAAAGACGAGCAGAAGCTCTTGGATTGGGTGAGGCCGCACCTCTCGGACATGAAGAAGTTCGAACAGATCCTAGACCCTCGTCTCAACGGGAAGTACGACGCCAAGTCGGCTCAGAGGCTCGCGGCCATTGCGAACCAGTGTCTGATCAGGCACCCCAAAAACCGGCCTAGAATGAGCGACGTCGTAGAGATGGTTAACCATGTTGTCAAAGGGATGAGCAGCCAGACCCCGGACGCCTCAGTCGAGTGCGCCATTCTGGCGCCGGACGAGGAGGGATCGTTGCAAGAACGTTGGAAGAGGAGGATTCTTGAGCACATCAAGGGAGATCACAAGTGCTTGGGTTGGAAATCAAGAAGGAGAGGAGTAGCAAGTGAAGATATTTGA
- the LOC121748571 gene encoding serine/threonine-protein kinase PCRK1-like isoform X2, which translates to MRCFHFSNGYKTDEPRTTKSGSGVSSTSTSTSTDLDVRKLGSENVSDISNASSSAKISFASLSQKHSNLRVFTFAELKTATKSFSRALMLGEGGFGPVYRGVLRDKADSNKRVDIAVKQLSSRGLQGHKEWVTEVNVLGIVDHPNLVKLIGYCAEDDERGIQRLLVYEYMPNRSVQDHISSWFHAPLPWATRLKVAQDAAKGLAYLHEGMEIQIIFRDFKSSNILLDEQWNAKLSDFGLAKLGPADGLSHVSTAVVGTVGYAAPEYIQTGRLTAKSDVWSYGIFLYELITGRRPFDRNKPKDEQKLLDWVRPHLSDMKKFEQILDPRLNGKYDAKSAQRLAAIANQCLIRHPKNRPRMSDVVEMVNHVVKGMSSQTPDASVECAILAPDEEGSLQERWKRRILEHIKGDHKCLGWKSRRRGVASEDI; encoded by the exons ATGAGGTGTTTTCACTTCTCCAATGGTTATAAAACCGATGAGCCACGGACCACGAAGTCAGGGTCAGGCGTCTCATCCACGTCCACGTCCACGTCCACGGATCTTGATGTGAGGAAGCTAGGGTCGGAGAACGTATCAGACATAAGCAACGCGTCATCATCTGCTAAGATCTCGTTCGCTAGTCTGTCCCAAAAGCATAGCAACCTTAGGGTGTTCACGTTCGCAGAGCTGAAGACTGCAACGAAGAGCTTCAGCCGCGCCCTCATGCTTGGAGAGGGCGGGTTTGGGCCAGTGTATAGAGGTGTTTTGAGGGATAAGGCGGATTCAAATAAACGCGTTGACATTGCTGTTAAACAGCTCAGCAGCAGAGGATTACAG GGGCACAAGGAGTGGGTGACGGAAGTGAATGTGCTTGGCATCGTTGATCACCCGAATCTTGTGAAGCTAATAGGCTACTGTGCTGAAGATGACGAGAGAGGGATCCAACGCCTTCTAGTGTACGAATACATGCCAAATCGGAGCGTGCAAGATCATATATCAAGTTGGTTTCACGCACCTCTGCCATGGGCAACTAGGCTAAAAGTGGCACAGGATGCTGCAAAAGGACTAGCATATCTTCATGAGGGCATGGAAATTCAG ATTATATTCAGAGATTTCAAGTCTTCAAACATTCTCTTGGATGAGCAGTGGAATGCTAAGCTCTCGGATTTCGGGTTGGCCAAATTAGGCCCTGCTGATGGATTAAGTCATGTCTCTACTGCT GTTGTGGGGACAGTGGGATATGCTGCACCGGAGTACATCCAGACGGGGCGCCTCACGGCCAAGAGCGACGTCTGGAGCTACGGGATATTCCTGTACGAGCTCATTACCGGGAGGCGCCCCTTCGACAGGAATAAGCCGAAAGACGAGCAGAAGCTCTTGGATTGGGTGAGGCCGCACCTCTCGGACATGAAGAAGTTCGAACAGATCCTAGACCCTCGTCTCAACGGGAAGTACGACGCCAAGTCGGCTCAGAGGCTCGCGGCCATTGCGAACCAGTGTCTGATCAGGCACCCCAAAAACCGGCCTAGAATGAGCGACGTCGTAGAGATGGTTAACCATGTTGTCAAAGGGATGAGCAGCCAGACCCCGGACGCCTCAGTCGAGTGCGCCATTCTGGCGCCGGACGAGGAGGGATCGTTGCAAGAACGTTGGAAGAGGAGGATTCTTGAGCACATCAAGGGAGATCACAAGTGCTTGGGTTGGAAATCAAGAAGGAGAGGAGTAGCAAGTGAAGATATTTGA